The genomic segment GTGAACTGGTGTCCCAGCCGCGGCTCGAAATCGTTCTCCATCAGCCACGCCGCCAGCGCCTGGCGGTCGGTCAGCGCCCGCCACACCCGCTCCGGCGGATGCGGATAGGTGGCCTCGAATCTCAGATCGCGCTTCATCCTTCCTCCTTCTTGCCGGGAGCCGGCTGGCTCCCCGCCTCGCTGGCGCCCGGTCCCAAGTGTTGGCCCAGGGCCGCCAGCTTCGTTCTCCAGAACTCTTCGTAGTGCGCCAGCCAGTCCGCCACCTGCGCCAGGGCCTCGCCCTGCAGGCGGTAGAAACGCTGCCGCCCGGCACGCCGTTCGCTCACCAGCCCCGCGTGCCGCAGAACTCGCAAGTGCTGTGAGATGGCGGGCTGGCTGATGTGGAATCGCTCCACCAGACTCTTCACCGGGCGCTCGCTCTCCAGCAGAAGATC from the Terriglobales bacterium genome contains:
- a CDS encoding metalloregulator ArsR/SmtB family transcription factor, with the protein product MRTARQAEIFQAIADPTRRALLDLLLESERPVKSLVERFHISQPAISQHLRVLRHAGLVSERRAGRQRFYRLQGEALAQVADWLAHYEEFWRTKLAALGQHLGPGASEAGSQPAPGKKEEG